A genome region from Hevea brasiliensis isolate MT/VB/25A 57/8 chromosome 9, ASM3005281v1, whole genome shotgun sequence includes the following:
- the LOC110659374 gene encoding histone H1 translates to MVDDKEPEVAAAAVEEAPATEEETKPTEKPVKEKKPRVPKEKKPKQPKTASHPPYFQMIKEALLALNEKSGGSSPYAIAKYMEEKHKAVLPANFKKILALQLKNATSRGKLIKIKASYKLSEAGKKEKSTGKMPKAKGKAEKKAKETNTKATTTPTRKTRSVNKSEAAKKPAAKRVGTKKAKKSTPAKPKQPKSIKSPTAKRMKKTAGATAS, encoded by the exons ATGGTTGATGATAAAGAACCTGAAGTTGCTGCTGCTGCCGTTGAGGAGGCGCCTGCTACGGAAGAGGAGACCAAGCCGACTGAGAAGCCGGTGAAGGAGAAGAAACCCAGGGTTCCTAAGGAGAAGAAGCCGAAACAACCCAAAACTGCTTCTCATCCTCCATATTTTCAG ATGATCAAGGAGGCTCTGTTGGCGTTGAACGAGAAGAGTGGTGGATCAAGTCCATACGCCATAGCTAAGTACATGGAAGAGAAGCACAAGGCAGTGCTTCCTgcaaattttaagaaaattctAGCTTTACAATTGAAGAACGCGACTTCCAGAGGTAAACTGATAAAGATCAAAGCCTCTTATAAGCTCTCAGAGGCAGGCAAGAAGGAGAAGAGCACAGGAAAGATGCCAAAGGCAAAGGGTAAAGCAGAGAAGAAAGCTAAAGAAACCAATACAAAAGCTACTACTACCCCCACTAGAAAGACAAGGTCTGTGAACAAAAGTGAAGCTGCAAAGAAGCCTGCAGCGAAGAGAGTGGGAACAAAGAAGGCAAAGAAATCAACCCCTGCGAAACCGAAACAGCCCAAGTCAATCAAATCTCCTACCGCCAAGAGAATGAAGAAAACTGCAGGTGCTACTGCTTCTTAG